One genomic window of Pseudomonas aeruginosa includes the following:
- the astA gene encoding arginine N-succinyltransferase gives MIVRPVTSADLPALIELARSTGTGLTTLPANEQRLQHRVSWAEKAFRGEAERGDADYLFVLEDDAGKVVGISAIAGAVGLREPWYNYRVGLTVSASQELNIHREIPTLFLANDLTGNSELCSLFLHADHRSGLNGKLLSRARFLFIAEFRHLFGDKLIAEMRGMSDEEGRSPFWESLGRHFFKMEFSQADYLTGVGNKAFIAELMPKFPLYTCFLSEEARGVIGRVHPNTEPALAMLKAEGFSYQGYVDIFDAGPAIEAETDKIRAIAESQNLVLAVGTPGDDAEPYLIHNRKREDCRITAAPARAAAGTLVVDPLTAKRLRLSAGASVRAVPLSAQKRG, from the coding sequence ATGATCGTACGTCCTGTTACCAGCGCCGACCTGCCGGCCCTGATCGAGCTGGCGCGCAGCACCGGCACCGGCCTGACCACCCTGCCGGCCAACGAGCAGCGCCTGCAGCATCGCGTCAGCTGGGCCGAGAAGGCCTTCCGCGGCGAGGCCGAACGCGGCGACGCCGACTACCTGTTCGTCCTCGAGGACGACGCCGGCAAGGTCGTCGGCATCTCCGCCATCGCCGGAGCGGTGGGGCTTCGCGAACCCTGGTACAACTACCGGGTCGGCCTCACCGTGAGCGCCTCGCAGGAACTCAACATCCATCGCGAGATCCCCACGCTGTTCCTGGCCAACGACCTGACCGGCAATTCCGAGCTGTGCTCGCTGTTCCTCCACGCCGACCACCGCAGCGGCCTCAACGGCAAGCTGCTGTCGCGCGCGCGCTTCCTGTTCATCGCCGAATTCCGCCACCTGTTCGGCGACAAGCTGATCGCCGAGATGCGCGGCATGTCCGACGAGGAGGGGCGTTCGCCATTCTGGGAAAGCCTCGGCCGGCACTTCTTCAAGATGGAATTCTCCCAGGCCGACTACCTCACCGGGGTCGGCAACAAGGCCTTCATCGCCGAGCTGATGCCGAAGTTCCCGCTCTATACCTGCTTCCTCTCCGAGGAGGCGCGCGGGGTGATCGGCCGCGTCCATCCGAACACCGAGCCGGCGCTGGCCATGCTCAAGGCCGAGGGCTTCAGCTACCAGGGCTACGTCGACATCTTCGACGCCGGCCCGGCGATCGAGGCCGAGACCGACAAGATCCGCGCCATCGCCGAGAGCCAGAACCTGGTGCTGGCGGTGGGCACTCCCGGCGACGACGCCGAGCCCTACCTGATCCACAACCGCAAGCGCGAAGACTGTCGCATCACCGCCGCGCCGGCGCGGGCCGCCGCCGGCACCCTGGTGGTCGATCCGCTGACTGCCAAGCGCCTGCGCCTGTCGGCCGGCGCCTCGGTACGCGCGGTGCCGCTGTCGGCGCAGAAGCGCGGTTGA
- the aruF gene encoding arginine/ornithine succinyltransferase subunit alpha encodes MLVMRPAQAADLPQVQRLAADSPVGVTSLPDDAERLRDKILASEASFAAEVSYNGEESYFFVLEDSASGELVGCSAIVASAGFSEPFYSFRNETFVHASRSLSIHNKIHVLSLCHDLTGNSLLTSFYVQRDLVQSVYAELNSRGRLLFMASHPERFADAVVVEIVGYSDEQGESPFWNAVGRNFFDLNYIEAEKLSGLKSRTFLAELMPHYPIYVPLLPDAAQESMGQVHPRAQITFDILMREGFETDNYIDIFDGGPTLHARTSGIRSIAQSRVVPVKIGEAPKSGRPYLVTNGQLQDFRAVVLDLDWAPGKPVALSVEAAEALGVGEGASVRLVAV; translated from the coding sequence ATGTTGGTGATGCGCCCCGCCCAAGCGGCCGACCTGCCACAGGTGCAGCGTCTGGCGGCGGACAGCCCGGTAGGCGTCACGTCCTTGCCGGATGACGCCGAACGCCTGCGCGACAAGATCCTCGCTTCCGAGGCCTCGTTCGCCGCGGAGGTGAGCTACAACGGCGAGGAAAGCTATTTCTTCGTCCTCGAGGACAGCGCCAGCGGCGAGCTGGTCGGCTGCTCGGCGATCGTCGCCTCGGCCGGGTTCTCGGAACCGTTCTACAGCTTCCGCAACGAAACCTTCGTGCACGCCTCGCGCTCGCTGTCGATCCACAACAAGATCCATGTCCTCTCGCTGTGCCACGACCTTACCGGCAACAGTCTGCTGACCAGTTTCTACGTACAGCGCGACCTGGTGCAGAGCGTCTACGCCGAACTCAACTCGCGCGGTCGCCTGCTGTTCATGGCCAGCCATCCGGAGCGCTTCGCCGACGCGGTGGTGGTGGAGATCGTCGGCTACAGCGACGAGCAGGGCGAATCGCCGTTCTGGAACGCGGTCGGGCGCAACTTCTTCGACCTGAACTACATCGAGGCGGAAAAGCTCTCCGGGCTGAAGAGCCGCACCTTCCTCGCCGAACTGATGCCGCACTATCCGATCTATGTGCCACTGTTGCCGGATGCCGCCCAGGAGTCCATGGGCCAGGTCCACCCGCGAGCGCAGATCACCTTCGATATCCTGATGCGCGAAGGCTTCGAGACCGACAACTACATCGACATCTTCGATGGCGGCCCGACCCTGCACGCGCGTACCTCGGGGATTCGCTCGATCGCCCAGAGCCGGGTGGTTCCGGTGAAGATCGGCGAGGCGCCGAAGAGCGGGCGTCCATACCTGGTCACCAACGGCCAGTTGCAGGACTTCCGCGCGGTCGTGCTGGACCTGGACTGGGCGCCCGGCAAGCCGGTGGCCCTGAGTGTTGAAGCCGCCGAGGCCCTGGGCGTCGGCGAAGGCGCCAGCGTGCGCCTGGTAGCGGTCTGA
- the aruC gene encoding bifunctional succinylornithine transaminase/acetylornithine aminotransferase — translation MSAPHAQVERADFDRYMVPNYAPAAFIPVRGEGSRVWDQSGRELIDFAGGIAVTSLGHAHPALVKALTEQAQRIWHVSNVFTNEPALRLARKLVDATFAERVFLANSGAEANEAAFKLARRYANDVYGPQKYEIIAASNSFHGRTLFTVNVGGQPKYSDGFGPKFEGITHVPYNDLEALKAAISDKTCAVVLEPIQGEGGVLPAQQAYLEGARKLCDEHNALLVFDEVQSGMGRVGELFAYMHYGVVPDILSSAKSLGGGFPIGAMLTTGEIAKHLSVGTHGTTYGGNPLASAVAEAALDVINTPEVLDGVKAKHERFKSRLQKIGQEYGIFDEIRGMGLLIGAALTDEWKGKARDVLNAAEKEAVMVLQASPDVVRFAPSLVIDDAEIDEGLERFERAVAKLVRG, via the coding sequence ATGTCCGCTCCCCATGCGCAGGTAGAACGTGCCGATTTCGACCGGTATATGGTCCCCAACTACGCCCCCGCCGCCTTCATCCCGGTGCGAGGCGAGGGATCGCGCGTCTGGGACCAGAGCGGCCGCGAACTGATCGATTTCGCCGGCGGCATCGCCGTGACCTCCCTGGGCCACGCGCATCCGGCGCTGGTCAAGGCGCTCACCGAGCAGGCCCAGCGCATCTGGCACGTTTCCAACGTCTTCACCAACGAGCCGGCCCTGCGCCTGGCGCGCAAGCTGGTGGACGCCACCTTCGCCGAGCGGGTGTTCCTCGCCAACTCCGGCGCCGAGGCCAACGAGGCGGCCTTCAAGCTGGCTCGCCGCTACGCCAACGATGTCTACGGCCCGCAGAAGTACGAGATCATCGCCGCCAGCAACAGCTTCCACGGGCGCACCCTGTTCACCGTCAACGTCGGCGGCCAGCCCAAGTATTCCGATGGCTTCGGGCCCAAGTTCGAGGGTATCACCCACGTTCCCTACAACGACCTGGAAGCGCTGAAGGCGGCGATCTCCGACAAGACCTGCGCCGTGGTGCTGGAACCGATCCAGGGCGAGGGCGGCGTGCTGCCGGCGCAGCAGGCCTACCTGGAAGGGGCGCGCAAGCTGTGCGACGAGCACAACGCGCTGCTGGTCTTCGACGAGGTCCAGAGCGGCATGGGCCGGGTCGGCGAGCTGTTCGCCTACATGCACTACGGCGTGGTCCCGGACATCCTCTCCAGTGCCAAGAGCCTGGGCGGCGGCTTCCCTATCGGTGCGATGCTGACCACCGGCGAGATCGCCAAGCACCTTTCGGTCGGCACCCACGGCACCACCTACGGCGGCAACCCGCTGGCCTCGGCGGTGGCCGAGGCGGCGCTGGACGTGATCAATACCCCGGAAGTGCTGGATGGCGTGAAGGCCAAGCATGAGCGCTTCAAGTCCCGCCTGCAGAAGATCGGCCAGGAGTACGGCATCTTCGACGAGATCCGCGGCATGGGCCTGCTGATCGGTGCGGCGCTGACCGACGAGTGGAAGGGCAAGGCCAGGGATGTGCTCAACGCCGCCGAGAAAGAGGCGGTCATGGTGCTCCAGGCCAGCCCGGACGTGGTGCGCTTCGCGCCGAGCCTGGTGATCGACGACGCCGAGATCGACGAAGGCCTGGAGCGCTTCGAGCGCGCCGTGGCCAAGCTGGTCCGCGGCTGA
- the astB gene encoding N-succinylarginine dihydrolase — translation MNAHEVNFDGLVGPTHNYGGLSYGNVASQSNSQAVSNPKEAAKQGLAKMKALMEMGFKQGVLAPQARPDTAALRSLGFSGSDEEVIRRAAKEAMPLLAACSSASSMWTANAATVSPSADTADGRVHFTAANLNCKFHRSIEHPTTSRVLAAMFNDERHFAHHAALPAVSQFGDEGAANHTRFCKDYGDAGVEFFVFGRSAFDSRFPAPQRYPARQTLEACQAVARLHGLSEAGVVYAQQNPAVIDQGVFHNDVISVGNGEVLFHHEDAFLDTEKVLAELHDKLGRRGGRFRAICVPRDQVAVEDAVKSYLFNSQLLSKADGSMLLVVPEECRNNPRVWNYLDQLTGDDGPIREVKVFDLKQSMQNGGGPACLRLRVALQERELAAVNPGVIMSAGLYDTLVAWVDRHYRDRLSETDLADPQLLLECRTALDELTQILKLGSVYSFQLD, via the coding sequence ATGAATGCCCATGAAGTGAATTTCGACGGCCTGGTCGGCCCGACCCACAACTACGGCGGCCTGTCCTACGGCAATGTCGCTTCGCAAAGCAACAGCCAGGCGGTGTCCAACCCGAAGGAAGCGGCGAAGCAGGGCCTGGCGAAGATGAAGGCGCTGATGGAGATGGGTTTCAAGCAGGGGGTACTCGCTCCGCAAGCCCGCCCGGATACCGCTGCGCTGCGTAGCCTGGGCTTCTCCGGCAGCGACGAGGAGGTGATCCGCCGCGCGGCGAAGGAAGCGATGCCTCTCCTCGCCGCCTGCAGCTCGGCGTCGAGCATGTGGACCGCCAATGCCGCCACGGTCAGCCCGAGTGCCGACACCGCCGATGGCCGCGTGCATTTCACCGCGGCCAACCTGAACTGCAAGTTCCACCGATCCATCGAGCATCCCACCACCAGCCGCGTGCTGGCGGCGATGTTCAACGACGAGCGGCATTTCGCCCATCACGCGGCGCTGCCGGCAGTGAGCCAGTTCGGCGACGAAGGCGCGGCCAACCACACGCGCTTCTGCAAGGACTATGGCGATGCCGGCGTGGAGTTCTTCGTCTTCGGTCGCAGCGCCTTCGACAGTCGCTTCCCGGCGCCGCAACGCTATCCGGCGCGCCAGACCCTGGAAGCCTGCCAGGCCGTCGCGCGTCTGCACGGGCTGAGCGAGGCCGGAGTGGTCTACGCTCAACAGAACCCGGCGGTGATCGACCAGGGCGTGTTCCACAACGATGTGATCTCGGTGGGCAATGGCGAGGTGCTGTTCCATCACGAGGACGCCTTCCTCGATACCGAGAAGGTCCTTGCCGAACTGCACGACAAGCTGGGCCGCCGCGGCGGCCGCTTCCGCGCCATCTGCGTGCCGCGCGACCAGGTCGCGGTGGAGGACGCGGTGAAGTCCTACCTGTTCAACAGCCAACTGCTGTCGAAGGCCGACGGTTCGATGCTGCTGGTGGTACCGGAGGAGTGTCGGAACAACCCGCGGGTCTGGAACTACCTGGACCAGCTCACCGGCGACGACGGTCCGATCCGCGAAGTGAAGGTCTTCGACCTCAAGCAGAGCATGCAGAACGGCGGCGGTCCGGCTTGCCTGCGCTTGCGCGTGGCGCTGCAGGAACGGGAGCTGGCGGCGGTGAATCCGGGGGTGATCATGAGCGCCGGCCTGTACGACACGCTGGTAGCCTGGGTCGACCGGCACTACCGCGACCGCCTGAGCGAGACCGACCTGGCCGACCCCCAACTGCTGCTGGAGTGCCGGACGGCATTGGATGAACTGACGCAGATCCTTAAACTGGGCTCGGTTTATTCCTTCCAACTCGATTGA
- the astD gene encoding succinylglutamate-semialdehyde dehydrogenase, giving the protein MMSTHYIAGQWLAGQGETLESLDPVGQGVVWSGRGADATQVDAAVRAAREAFPAWARRPLEQRIELLERFAATLKSRADELARVIGEETGKPLWESATEVTSMVSKVAISVQAFRERTGEKSGPLADATAVLRHKPHGVVAVFGPYNFPGHLPNGHIVPALLAGNCVVFKPSELTPKVAELTLKAWIQAGLPAGVLNLVQGGRETGVALAAHRGLDGLFFTGSSRTGNLLHSQFGGQPQKILALEMGGNNPLVVEEVADLDAAVYTIIQSAFISAGQRCTCARRLLVPQGAWGDALLARLVAVSATLRVGRFDEQPAPFMGAVISLSAAEHLLKAQEHLIGKGAQPLLAMTQPIDGAALLTPGILDVSAVAERPDEEFFGPLLQVIRYSDFAAAIREANATQYGLAAGLLSDSRERFEQFLVESRAGIVNWNKQLTGAASSAPFGGIGASGNHRPSAYYAADYCAYPVASLESPSVSLPATLTPGISL; this is encoded by the coding sequence ATGATGAGTACCCATTACATTGCCGGCCAGTGGCTGGCGGGCCAGGGCGAGACCCTGGAGTCCCTCGACCCGGTTGGCCAGGGCGTGGTCTGGTCCGGGCGCGGCGCTGACGCCACCCAGGTCGACGCTGCCGTGCGCGCCGCCCGCGAGGCCTTCCCGGCCTGGGCGCGGCGCCCGCTGGAGCAGCGCATCGAGTTGCTCGAGCGCTTCGCTGCGACCCTCAAGTCCCGCGCCGACGAGCTGGCCCGAGTGATCGGTGAGGAAACCGGCAAGCCGCTGTGGGAGTCGGCCACCGAAGTGACCAGCATGGTCAGCAAGGTGGCGATCTCGGTGCAGGCGTTCCGCGAGCGCACCGGCGAGAAATCCGGTCCGCTGGCCGACGCTACCGCCGTGCTACGGCACAAGCCGCATGGCGTGGTGGCGGTATTCGGTCCCTACAATTTCCCCGGCCACCTGCCCAACGGGCATATCGTCCCGGCGCTGCTGGCCGGTAACTGCGTGGTGTTCAAGCCCAGCGAGCTGACCCCGAAGGTCGCCGAGCTGACGCTCAAGGCCTGGATCCAGGCCGGCCTGCCGGCCGGCGTGCTCAACCTGGTCCAGGGCGGTCGCGAAACCGGCGTCGCGCTGGCCGCCCACCGTGGGCTCGACGGTCTGTTCTTCACCGGGTCCAGTCGCACCGGCAACCTGCTGCACAGCCAGTTTGGCGGCCAGCCGCAGAAAATCCTGGCGCTGGAGATGGGCGGCAACAACCCGCTGGTGGTGGAGGAGGTCGCCGACCTCGACGCCGCCGTCTACACCATCATCCAGTCCGCCTTCATCTCCGCCGGCCAGCGTTGCACCTGCGCCCGCCGCCTGCTGGTGCCGCAGGGCGCCTGGGGCGACGCACTGCTGGCGCGCCTGGTGGCGGTCAGCGCTACCCTGCGGGTCGGTCGCTTCGACGAACAGCCGGCGCCGTTCATGGGCGCGGTGATTTCGCTGAGCGCCGCCGAGCACCTGCTCAAGGCCCAGGAGCATTTGATCGGCAAGGGCGCACAGCCGCTGCTGGCGATGACCCAGCCGATCGACGGCGCCGCCCTGCTGACCCCGGGCATCCTCGACGTCAGCGCGGTGGCCGAGCGACCGGACGAAGAGTTCTTCGGGCCGCTGTTGCAAGTGATCCGCTACTCCGATTTCGCTGCGGCGATCCGTGAAGCCAACGCCACCCAGTACGGCCTGGCCGCCGGGTTGCTGTCGGATTCCCGCGAGCGTTTCGAGCAGTTCCTCGTGGAAAGCCGCGCCGGCATCGTCAACTGGAACAAGCAGCTCACCGGCGCCGCCAGCAGCGCGCCGTTCGGCGGTATCGGCGCGTCCGGCAACCACCGGCCGAGCGCCTACTACGCCGCCGATTACTGCGCCTATCCGGTCGCCTCGCTGGAAAGCCCCAGCGTGTCCCTTCCTGCCACCCTGACTCCCGGGATCAGCCTATGA
- the argR gene encoding transcriptional regulator ArgR, translating to MTAQPQRIGFLLWPATRALTLSLAEEALRAARRLHPEALYEPLFLLAEAPAEEEGWRLPGTAWNGRLEQCSRLFLVADEAPAAVSPALGLALKQLARSGAAIGALSAGIYPLAQLGLLDGYRAAVHWRWHDDFTERFPKVIATNHLFEWDRDRMTACGGMAVLDLLLALLSRDHGAELAGAVSEELVVERIREGNERQRIPLKNRLGSSHPKLTQAVLLMEANIEEPLTTDEIAQHVCVSRRQLERIFKQYLNRVPSQYYLELRLNRARQMLMQTSKSIIQIGLSCGFSSGPHFSSAYRNFFGVTPREDRNQRRGGSAFETTFTPVERG from the coding sequence ATGACTGCCCAACCCCAACGCATCGGTTTCCTCCTCTGGCCCGCCACCCGCGCGCTGACGCTATCGCTTGCCGAGGAAGCCCTGCGGGCGGCCCGGCGGTTGCACCCCGAGGCGCTCTACGAGCCGCTGTTCCTGCTCGCCGAAGCGCCGGCCGAAGAGGAGGGCTGGCGCCTGCCGGGAACGGCCTGGAACGGCAGGCTGGAGCAATGCTCGCGGCTGTTCCTGGTCGCCGACGAGGCGCCGGCGGCGGTGTCGCCAGCGCTGGGCCTGGCGCTCAAGCAACTGGCGCGTTCGGGAGCGGCGATCGGCGCGCTGTCCGCCGGCATCTACCCGCTGGCCCAGCTCGGCCTGCTCGACGGTTATCGCGCCGCGGTGCACTGGCGTTGGCACGATGACTTCACCGAGCGCTTCCCCAAGGTCATCGCCACCAACCACCTGTTCGAGTGGGATCGCGACCGCATGACCGCCTGCGGCGGCATGGCGGTACTCGACCTGCTGCTGGCGCTGCTGTCCCGCGACCATGGCGCTGAACTGGCCGGCGCGGTCTCGGAAGAGCTGGTGGTGGAGCGCATTCGCGAAGGCAACGAGCGCCAGCGCATCCCGCTGAAGAATCGCCTCGGCTCCAGCCATCCGAAGCTGACCCAGGCGGTACTGCTGATGGAAGCCAATATCGAGGAGCCACTGACCACCGACGAGATCGCCCAGCATGTGTGTGTTTCGCGGCGCCAGTTGGAACGGATCTTCAAGCAATACCTGAACCGCGTACCCAGCCAGTACTACCTGGAGCTGCGCCTGAACCGCGCGCGGCAGATGCTGATGCAGACCAGCAAGTCGATCATCCAGATCGGCCTGTCCTGCGGTTTCTCTTCCGGGCCGCATTTCTCCAGCGCCTACCGCAACTTCTTCGGCGTCACTCCGCGCGAGGACCGCAACCAGCGGCGCGGCGGCAGCGCCTTCGAGACGACCTTCACTCCCGTCGAACGCGGCTGA
- the aotP gene encoding arginine/ornithine transport ATP-binding protein AotP, with protein sequence MYKLEVQDLHKRYGSHEVLKGVSLAAKAGDVISIIGSSGSGKSTFLRCINLLEQPHAGKILLNGEELKLVPGRDGALKAADSRQLQRMRSRLSMVFQHFNLWSHMSALENVIEAPVHVLGVSKKEAIEKAEHYLAKVGVAHRKDAYPAHMSGGEQQRVAIARALAVEPEVMLFDEPTSALDPELVGEVLKVMQDLAQEGRTMVVVTHEMGFAREVSNQLVFLHKGLVEEHGCPKEVLANPQSDRLKQFLSGSLK encoded by the coding sequence ATGTACAAACTGGAAGTCCAAGACCTGCACAAGCGCTACGGTAGCCACGAGGTGCTCAAGGGCGTCTCGCTGGCGGCGAAAGCGGGCGACGTGATCAGCATCATCGGCTCGAGCGGTTCCGGCAAGAGCACCTTCCTGCGCTGCATCAACCTGCTGGAACAGCCGCACGCCGGCAAGATCCTGCTCAACGGCGAGGAGCTGAAGCTGGTGCCCGGCCGCGACGGCGCGCTGAAGGCCGCCGACTCTCGCCAGTTGCAGCGTATGCGCTCGCGCCTGTCGATGGTGTTCCAGCATTTCAACCTGTGGTCGCACATGAGCGCTCTGGAGAACGTCATCGAGGCGCCCGTGCATGTGCTCGGCGTGTCGAAGAAGGAAGCCATCGAGAAGGCCGAGCACTACCTGGCCAAGGTCGGCGTGGCGCACCGCAAGGACGCCTACCCGGCGCACATGAGCGGCGGCGAGCAGCAGCGCGTGGCGATCGCCCGGGCGCTGGCGGTGGAGCCGGAAGTGATGCTGTTCGACGAGCCGACCTCGGCGCTCGACCCCGAGCTGGTGGGCGAAGTGCTGAAGGTCATGCAGGACCTGGCCCAGGAAGGCCGCACCATGGTGGTGGTGACCCACGAGATGGGTTTCGCCCGCGAGGTGTCGAACCAGTTGGTGTTCCTGCACAAGGGCCTGGTCGAGGAACACGGCTGCCCGAAGGAAGTCCTCGCCAACCCGCAGTCGGACCGCCTCAAGCAGTTCCTCTCCGGCAGCCTCAAGTAA